GCGCATCGCATCACGCACTGACGACCCACGGCCTGGACGGGGCCTGGGGCTTGCCCGGCGGGCAATCCCTGCAGGCGGGATCTCTCGGGAAGCTTCACCGGGTACCCGGTGAAGCCCATAGATGTACTCCCGGGTTTTTCCCTCAAGTTTGGGAAGTCGTGGGAAAATGCCGACGATGCAGTTCCAAGAGCCAGCCAGAAAGATGCGCCGCCTGATGGGGTTCGGCGTCGGAATGGCTGCCGCCCTGCAGGGAATCACCCCCATCCAGGACATGCTGACCTCCGGCCTGCCCACCCTGGCATTCTTCGGGCTTGGCCTGATCGCGCTGGCGCATCTCATGGCCGCTTTCGGCGCCTTCCTCGACCTGCCCCTGGCCTGGCCGGTGGCCCTGGTCAACACCATCGGGTTCTGGCTGACGGGCGCGGGGATGTGGTCCAGCGAGGCCCCGGTGATGTGGCACAGCAATCTGTGGGTCTGGACGATCCTGATCTACCTGCTGCTGCGAAGACGCGACGGGAACGGTCCCTGGATCTTCATGGCGTCCGGGGCCCTGGTGCCGATGATCACCCTGCTGCCACGACTCGACTGGCGGCAGCAGATCCTGGACATCAACTTCACCCTGGTGGGGATCTGCATCATGACGCTGGCCTACAGCACCATGAAGGCACAACTGCAGGACCTAGAGGACAGCGTCGCCGACGATGCCCGCCGCCGGAGCGTCGAGCATCGCGCCCGGCTGCTGGAGAGCACCCGGCGTGCGAATATCCGCCGCGTCCACGACACCCTGCTGCACCTGTTCCAGCAGGTCGCGAGCGGCCGCGGGGAGATCACCCGCGAGGAGGTGCTGCGGCTCGGCGAGGAGTCACGGGCGGGGCTCGGCACCTCCGACCTGGACCTGGAGGCGTCACCGCTGCTGACGGCGCTGGAGCAGGCCGTGACGGACGTCGGCTGCCCCGTCGCACTGCGCATCGAGGACGAGGCCAGCCTGCCTTCGAAGGTGACCCGGAACATCGCCGAGGCCACCCGGGAGGCGGTCCGCAACGTCGCCAAGCACGTGCCCGGCGGCACAGCCCAGGTGACGGCCCGTACCTCCAGCAACGGCTGCACGGTGGTGATCAGCGACTGGGGGCCCGGATTCGACCCCAGCGACGTGCCGCGCAGCCGCATGGGCATCAAGGAGGGCATCCACGGGCGCATGGCGGAGGTCGGCGGGCACGCCACCATCCACTCCGACATCGTCGGCGGCACCGCCGTCACCCTCACCTGGAACCCGATCCCGCACGCGGTGCGCATCGGCCCCTCGGGCAGGCGATGGCTGTCGATGATCGCGCTGCCGAGCCTGTTCGGCACCGGGCTGCTGCTGACGTTGAAGGATCCCAGCCCGAATCCCGTCCTGGCCTGGACGCTCTTTCTCGCGACGGCGGCGGTGGTGCTGCTGACCAGTCATGTGCTGCGACGTCGCGGACTGCACATCCACGAGGCGATCCTGGCCAACGCCTGGGGCATCGGGCTGCTGGTGGCGAACTATGCCTGGCTGTCGCAGACCGCCGGCGGCCGCTACGAGCTATGGACCATCGGCCTGGCCAACGCGCTGATGATCATGACCATCCCAGGACGCCAGTGGCAGGAGGCGGCCAGCCTGGTGCTGGCGAACGTCACGGCGAGCGTCGCGGGGGCGGCGGGGCTGTTCGGCCGGGTTCCCGAGGGGACCAGCACCGGCACCTGGGGCGCCACCGTCATCACGGGCATCGTGACGCTGGTGCTGGCGGTGGGGGCCTCATCCATCGGCAAGAGCGCCCACCAGGCACAGGAGAAACGCACCGAGGAGCAGCTCGCGGAGCAGCTCCACAACGAGCGGGCAGCGGAGCAGCAGGCGTGGATCGCGGCGCTGGACCGGATCTGCGGCCCCCTGTTCACTGGCCTCTACACTGGCACCGTCGACCCAGCCGACCCCGCGGTGCGCGTGGAGGCCCGGCACGTGGAGTCGCGGCTGCGGGACGCCCTGCGGCTGTGGCCCGGCGGCATCCACCTGGCCACGGCCCTGGACCGGCTGCGCCGGTCCGGCTGGGGATGCCTGCTTGACGTCGAGCAGGTGGAGGCCTTCGAGGCGACACGCTTCGCCGCTCTCCTGAACCAGCTCGACCCCGCGGTCAAGGGCCAGCATCTGACGATCACACGCCGAAAAGGAGTTCTCGTGGCCACTGTGGCTGAACCAGGTTTATCAGAGACGCGACAGGCGGGCCTTGCAGGTGCCAGAATCTTGCTTACAGATCCGGATTTCACCCAGTTCAGTTGTGAGGAGGACCAGCCGTGAGCATAAAGGTGGCAGTCCTCGATGACCACGAATTCATCTGCCGCGCCATTTCGGCGCTCGGTCGCGACTACCCGGAGCTGGCGGTGGTGTACACCAGCACCAGCCCCGAGGAGTTCCAGGCGTGGTGCCTCGAGAACCATCCCGATGTGGCCATGGTGGACCTGATGTTGCACGGCCAGTTGGCCGGGCACGAGACCATCCGTGTACTCAGCCAGGCCAGCATCTCATGCCTGGCATTCACCGCCGACCACCGCCGCGTCCCGATCAGCCTGGCCATGCGGGCCGGGGCCCGGGGACTCGCGTTGAAGGACGAATCTCCCGACAAGCATTTCGAGACGCTGCGGGAGATCCACGAGACCGGCTGGTCGCCGTCCTCGGCGATGGCGGCCGCGCTCATCGAGGACGCCGCGGAGCTGCCGGCGCTGTCCGCCCATGAGCTGCGCTGCCTGCGGCTGGCGTCGGAGGGAGTCCCCATCAAGGCCATCGGCCGCCAGTTCAACCCCGTCATCTCGCTCTCGACCGTCAAGACCTATCTGGCGCGGGCGTACGAGAAGTACGCGGCGGTCGGGCGTCCCGTCGGCAACACGACGGCCGCGGCGACGCAGACCTGGGAGGACGGCTGGTTCGACCTCAACGGGACGAGCGAGTCGAGCTGACACCCATCTGCCAGCGTTCCCGTCGGAGGCGCTCTCCCCTGGAAGCTGCAGACCCCGGGCGACCCCCCTGGGTTTTCCCGGGGTAGCTCCGGTAACCTTCCCTCTCGGCAAGGAGGTTTTGCGTGGGACGCATTGTTCAGAAATACGGTGGCTCGTCGGTCGCGGATGCCGAGTCCATCAAGCGCGTGGCCCGGCGGATCGCCCGGACGCGCGCGGAAGGGCACGACGTCATCATCGTCATCTCGGCGATGGGTGACACCACCGACGAGCTGATGGACCTCGCGCTGAAGGTCTCGCCGCAGCCGAAGTCCCGCGAGCTGGACATGCTGCTGACCACCGGGGAGCGCCAGTCGGCGGCGCTGCTGGCCATGGCGCTGTCCGACCTGGGCATCGACGCCGTCAGCTACACCGGCAGCCAGGCGGGCATCCTGACCACACCCACCCACGGCAACGCCCGCATCATCGACATCACCCCCGGCCGGGTGGTGCGCTCCATCGAGGAGGGCTCCGTCGTCATCGTCGCCGGCTTCCAGGGGGTGGCGCAGTCGACGAAGGACGTCACCACGCTGGGCCGCGGCGCCTCCGACACCACCGCCGTCGCCCTGGCCTCGGCGCTCGGGGCGGATCACTGCGAGATCTACACCGACGTCGACGGCGTCTACACCGCCGACCCGCGGATCACGCCGAGCGCCCAGCGGATCGCAGAGATCGGCTACGAGGAGATGATGGAGCTGGCCGCGTCCGGAGCCAAGATCCTCCACCTGCGCTGCGTCGAGTATGCGCGCCGCGAGAACGTGAAGGTCCACGTCCGCTCGTCCTTCAGCGACAAGCCGGGCACCTGGCTCAAACCCCAGGAAGAGGTCAAGAAGGGAAAAAGCATGGAAGAAGCCATCATCACGGGCGTGGCCCATGACCGCAGTGAGGCGAAGATCACCATCATCGGCGTCCCCGACCAGGTGGGTGCGGCGGCCGCGATCTTCCAGGCCATCTCGGACGCCGACATCAACATCGACATGATCGTGCAGAACGTCTCGCGCCTGTCCGCGGTCAAGACCGACATCTCCTTCACCCTGCCCATGAGCGAAGGCCGCAAGGGCATCGAGGCGCTGGAGGCCATCAAGGAGAGGACCGGCTTCGACGAGGTGCTCTACGACGACCAGATCGGCAAGGTCTCGATCGTCGGCGTCGGCATGCGCTCCCATCCAGGCGTGACCACCACCTTCTTCAAGGCGCTCGCAGCCGAGGACGTCAACCTGCAGATGATCTCGACCTCCGAGATCCGCATCTCCGTGGTGGTCGGCGCCGACGAGGTGGACCGGGCCGTCCGTGGCGCCCACAAGGCCTTCGGCCTAGACGCCGACGAGCAAGCGGTCGTCTACGCCGGGACGGGCCGCTGAGAGGGCCCGGGGCCGGCACACACTGGACTGAGGAAGCACGATTCCTACCCCGCACAGTACCTGCTTTCGTGGCGCTGTCTGGTTGTTGACGCAGCTTAAGAATCAGAGCTGAAAGGACTATCCCGTGCTCAGCCGCTTTCCCACCTGGTCCGTCCGGAAACCGGAAAACGCCCGGGCCGATGCCGTCTGCAAAGTGGGTGGGGCACCGATCGGATGGTCGCGGGACTGGCCGGTGTGTGCCTTGTGCAGCCTGCCCATGAGTTTCCTCGGCCAGTTCACCGGCGACCCCCTGGCGCCCCGCCTCCTACCCGGGCACACGCTGTTCCTGTTCACTTGTGAACGCGACTCGATTGCGACTTCTGGGATCCCGTCGCAGGCGCCAACGCCTGCGTTCTCATCCCCCACGACGAGCTGGGCGCGCACCCAACCCCCATCCCGGGAGACACCCCCGTGCTGCTGGAGCTGTGGGTGAGCAGCTGGACGAGCAGGGACGACGGCATCCCTGCGGAGCTGGAGGAATCGCTCCACGAGAACGGGCGGTTCGATGAGCTGCCCGAGGATGTGGCCTTCCCCCACGACTTCGACAGCGCTCTGCTGACGAAGGCCGGGGGCGCACCCTACTGGACGGCCAACGGTCCCTGTGCCCTGCTCGACCCGTCCGACCGCATGGTGCTCCAACTCGACAGCTGGTTGACGGTCTCCGAGGGCCAGGAGGCCCTCGCGGCCCACGCGGAAAACTTTCCCGGCACCGTCCAGCTGGAAGACGACGCGGCATCGATCGCGAACTTCTGCCTGGACGGCATCGGTTTCGTCATGACCCATGCGGGGGAACCGGAGATCTACTTCATGATCAATCGCTGATCCCACCCCCTGTAGGGTCGGCGCCTCCCGGTTCCACCCGGTTGCGCAGCACTCAACCCGGATTTTCCTCCCTCGGCGGCGGTTTTCGGGTTTGAGTGCTGCATGACCGCGTTGTGGGCGCCGCAGCTTGGCGTCATTCCGGTTTCCTGGACCAATGCTCGACCATCAGTCGCTGCGCATCAGGTTCCGACAGATTCGCTATTTCCTCCATCGGCAGGTGCAACTCCTCCCGAAGTCCCCTGACGAGCCAATCCGGTAATCCGGCAGGTTGGGTGGGTTCGGGAGTCGCAGGAATATCGCTGTACAGCCTGCCCATGTGCTCCAGCACCTCGGCGAGCGGTTTCGCCTGCGGATGTCCTGCCTTCCTCGCCTTTTCCACCCTGCGTTTCATCTCCGAATAGATCTCTCCGTCCTCGCGGGCCCCAGCGGCCCAGATCTCGGAGATGTCCAGCACGGGGTTGTTTCGCACATCCGTCGTCTCGCGCCACACGATGCGCCACGAGCGATCACCGACGACGAGCTTGCGGAACCCGACCAACGCGCCGACGAGAGGCTCACCCGCATCGCTCGCCCGTTCGAGCAGAAGCATTTGTGCGAATACGTCGCGCACGATCCGGGGGTCTTTCCTGTGCAGCCTGCGGAGGTCGTCAATGGCGTCGTCGGTGAGGCGCACGCGCTTCGCGTTCTTCGTCACGGCAGGGCGTGCAGGCCGGACTTGATCTCGGATTCGAGTTCATCCCGGTTGATTCCGAAAGCCTCCATCGCGTCGTCGAGCTCCGTCCGATTGCCCGAATCGGTGACCATCCGGGTCATGATGAGGACGACATCGCGGAGAGTTTCCCGGTCGCGGCGGAGCAGGTCCATCTCTTCCCGGGAAACGATCTCGGCAACAGGTTTTCCGTGACGGGACAGGGTAACCACCCGCCCGGATTCCGCGGAACTGACGAGCCCGGAAATTCCGACGTGGTTCGCATCGGTTATGGAAAACACGCTCACGACGACAATTCTACCTGGAAATCTAACTGGAACAACGAGGCCGAGGGGATCGTGGTCGTCACTCGGTCGCCCAGGAAAACCCCGCGAACAGACGCCCCATCGCAGCCGGCACGGTCACGAGCACGGGGAGACGCTCCCGCACAGAAGGGCGCCACCCGGTCACACAGACCGACAACAACAGTGACACATCACATCGACACTTGTCACTGTAGATGTACAAGTGTCACTGTGATCCTCACCGAACGCGAGCTGCGCAGCAGGGAGTGCGCGGAACCAGGTACCAGCTCACGGGGAGATCCACCCGGTTGCGCAGCGCTCAATCCCGGAAATCGCCCCCGAATGGGCAGAAATCGAGTTAAGTGCTGCGAAACCGGGATTCCCGCCGCTCAGGTTTGCGTCACCGGCCTGAGGAACTGGAACAGCGGCGTCTCGTCGCCGTCCGGATGCAGGATCCGCACCTCCACCCCGTAGACCTCACGGATCAGGTCCTCGGTCAGCACGTCCGCCGGACGCCCCAGACACACCGCCCGGCCCTTGTGCAGGACCAGCACCTCGTCGCAGAACGTGGTGGCCAGGTTCAGGTCGTGCAGGGCGACGACCACACCCAGACCCGTCTGTCTCAAGGTTGTGAGGATGTCCAGCTGGTGGGAGATGTCGAGGTGGTTGGTGGGTTCGTCCAGCAGCATGACCTGCCCCTCCTGGGCGAACGCCCGGGCGAGGTGTATGGTATTGCTCGAACTCGACTGAAGACTGTTATCCCAGCGACGAGTGTGGTCGAGGCTTCTTGTGGACCACCTCGATCCAGCGGGCGACCTCAGTGCGGGTTTCGGCTCGGGTACATCCAGCACCTGTGGAGCCTCTCGTAAGGTGATTGGCCGATAGTTACTACTGCCGGATGGTGTCGGCGGGGTAGCGTGGTGAGAACAAAATTTCACCGAGACCTATCGCACGGCATTTCACATCGCAATTCCGGTTTGACAGGGGATCTGAGTGGATCTGCCTCGTGGTGCTGGTTGAAGCAAGGATGCGACAACTTGGAAGCGCTGATTTTCTCGAGGGGCTGCGGCTGTGAATCTCAGGGGTGGGTGGTGCGCCGTTGGACTCGTGCGTGTGCTGGACCCGTTCGATGTGTCCGTGCGGGATAGTTCGTTGGGTTCCGTTTCGATGGTAGGTCTTAAGAAGAGAGGATGAGGAGATTCCGGTGAGGTTCAAGAAGATGTTGGCGACGACGGCTCTCGTTGCGACGATGTCGTGTGGTCAGGCTATGATTCCTGCTTCGGCCGTCACTGTTCCCGAGGATGCGTCGGTTCCGAGTCTCGTACAGGATGATGTCGATCTCCAGGCTGTGGAGGCTGAGGTTACAACTATTTTTGAACGCTATCTTCAACAGGATTCTGAGGGCAGGTGGAGCGTTAATGTAGAGGCCGTCCGGCAGGACGGGGCGCCTGAGGCTGAACTGCAGCGTATCGCGGAAAGGTTCAATGTCCCGATCGGGACGTATGTGTTCCCGGGCTCGGAGGACAAGGACGCAGGAGGGAAGGGCGCGAGTCCCCAACACCAGTTCGGCAGCTGGGAGTGGGGCAAATGCGTGCTCGGTGCTCTCGTCCCTACTTTCGGAGCGGTGGTCACGAAAGCTATGCAAGGGGGCTATCTTTCCTTGTTGGCCAAAGGGCAGTATGCCAAGGTGGTGTCGCACCTGATTCGGGTAGTCGGGCCTGCGGCCTTGAAAGAGGGACTGAAGGCGGTGGGCGGAACCGTCGGGTTGATCGGGTTACTCGCTGGTGCAGCTGCTTGGTGCGCCTCCCCGTGGGCGTAGTGATGGATGATACACAACCCGGTACGCGAGAGAAGGCAATCGCGTACTTTGCCCTGTGTACGTTTCGGCTGGGCCTAGTGGGGCTGGCTTTCTTGGCTTTCTGGTTGTCCACCTGGGTTTCCCTTGAGACTGCGGGGATAATTGCTGGCCTGATGGCAATGGTTGTGCTGGGAGGCACGGCATATGAAGTCTTCATATCTCGTGCTGATAGTGCGCAGCTTCCGTACAAGATCATTGTTTCTCTCCTGATAGTGGCTGCCATAGTTCTGCCCGTGTGGGGGACCGAGAAATTCTGGCCTGCGCTGACCTCGACCCTGCTGGTGTCCGGACTCATAACAATGCGCCGACCCGGGGGATAAGGTTCATAGATAGGCTGATCTCACTTCCCGGTGCGACACGAGCAGATGAGTTACTAAGAGGGCTTTATGATGGTCAGTGGACATGTCGACAGACGTGAGAGAACGAGTGCCTATGCGATTGTGGGTGCCTTCTGGTTGACGTTGGTGGCCGTGTTCTTCCCCGGATGCGGCGGCTCTACGCGGACTGGGAGGACGTGACCCGGGTGGCGGTGGAGCAGCTGCGCAGGTTCAACGCCACCACCCCTGACGATCCGGAGTTGCGTCGTCTCGTCGCAGAACTGTCCGCCGGGGATGATGTTTTCGCGTATTGGCGGCGCCAAGCTGTTGCGGCACCCGCTGGTGGGGGAGCTCGAATTCGAATGGTCTGCGCTGACCTGGAACGCTGACCCGGGGATGCAGATCATCGTTTGGACCGCGACCCCGGGCTCGGCCTCCCGAGAGCGCCTCGCCCGGTTGAGGATACTGGCGTGAGAAGCAGCGCATCCACCCAACAGCCTTGCCAGCGTGATGGGTGCGGAAGGTGGCTGAGTCGGGTGCGATGTGGTCACCACCCGCGGAACTCTCTCGTGAGGTGATTGGTTGGTAGTTGCTACTGCTGGATGGTGCTGGTGGGGTAGCGTGACGGGAACAAAAGTTCACCGAGGCCTGTCGCGTGGTGTTTCGCATCGCAGTTATTGGTTTGACAAAGGGGGTCTGAGTGGATCCGCCTCGTGGTGCTGGCCGGGGTAGGGGTGTGACAACCTGGAAACGCCGGAGTCCCTGGGGTGTTGCGGCTGCGGATCTCAGGGGTGGGTGGTGCGCCGTTGGACTCGTGCGTGTGCTGGACCCGTTCGATGTGTCCGTGCGGGATAGTTCGTTGGGTTCCGTTTCGATGGTAGGTCTCAAGAAGAGAGGATGAGGAGATTCCGGTGAGGGTCACGAAGATGTCGGCGACGACGGCTCTCGTGCAGGATGATGTTGATCTCCAGGCTGTGGAGGCCGAGGTCACAACCATTTTTGAACGCTATCTTCAGCAGGGTTCTGAGGGCAGGTGGAGCGTTAATGTAGAGGCCGTCCGGCAGGACGGGGCGCCTGAGGCCGATCTGCAGCGTATTGCGGAAGGGTTCAATGTTCCGATCGGGACGTATGTGTTCCCGGGTTCGGAGGACAAGGGAGCAGGAGGGGAGGGCGCGAGTCCCCAACACCAGTTCGGCAGCGGGGAGTGGGGCAAATGTGTGCTCAACGTCGCGGTTCCCGGTGCAGGAACCATGCTTATCGACGGTGCTATCAGGGGTCTTCTGGCAAAGGGGAAGTATGCTCAAGTGGCTTCTTGGCTCCTGCGCGTGGTTGGCCGGTCGGCAATTCGGGGTGGCGCAATCGGCTTGGTGGCTTCGCTTGCCGCGGCAGCAGCCTGGTGTTCTACGTCGGTTGCATCATGAAACAATCCGGTCTGCCAACAAGGGAACTGCGACAACGGCACTTCCCACAGGTTGTCATCTTCATTATCTGCATGGTATTTCTCCTGGCCACCATCATGACGGCAATCTCGTGGATCACGATTCCGCGTGCGACAATCATGGCATCCGTGCTCATCGTAGGACTGACTGCCGCGATGGCATACAAGACCTTTGTAGCGCAAAACATCGCGTACAGCACGAATTTCACTATCGTTTGCTCTCTGATCTTGATGGCTGGTATCGCTGGAGCACAATGGGGAACAGAAAAATTTATGCCCGCACTCATCGCTACGCTCACAGTTTCTGCCATTATGACCATTCGCCAGGCCAGATCCACATCCTCTCGGATTCGACCCTGACGCTCTGCCTTTCGGCCTGATGGCCTCGGCAAAACTTCTCACTCACAAGATCAGCGGATCATTGCCCTAGAAGCCTATCCATGGAGTGGTGGCGGACGGGACACCTGAGCCCGATCAGCAGCGTATTACGAAAAGGTTCAATGAGGCTTATTTAACAGACAGCGTGCCGGCCAGGAAAAACCCCAGTAAGCGCACGCTCAAAGAGAGTTGTGAACAAGCCTCACTGAAGCTATCAGACCATGTCCAAGACCATCAACGCCTAAGATTTAGGTGATCCTCTTCCTCGCCCTGACCCCTTTCACACAAATCTCCCCCACGAAGGAGCCGATGGGTCTGCGGGTCCAACTCAAGATAGAGATCAAAACCGACGACGACCTTGCGAAGACGGCTACGGAAAATTCTCTTGAAGACGCCCTTGCCGCGGAGAAGATGTTGTGGATATCAAAGCACACTGAGCGCGAGAGTTCACAGTTGCAGCCTTGGCTGAATATAGATCAGCCGCATGAACACACACGAAATGGCTGCCGCTGAAACGCAGCCCATCGGAGCCTTGGGGCAGACCCACATCGCATTCTGCATGATGAAGGAGCGAACCAAGGAACTCTTCAACGACAAAACCAAGGGACCCATGGATGAGGTCATGAATCTCGCCACCACGACCTCTCGGTTCGACGGCTTGGCCGCGCATTTGTTGCGAGCAGTGGTCCTGCAGTACGCCGGCGAATTCGATGACATCGAACGCGCAGAGGCGCTCGACCGCTACGTAGACGTGAACAAGGTCCGACTGCCTGACTGGCAGGGTGCGCTCCTGTCTCACATGGCCGCGGACGCTGCACTCCAGCTGGACGACCATGCTTCACCACTGAGAATTGCCGTCCCGCAGAATCTCCCCGACGGGGCAGTGGGCGATACACTCGTTTACCGTGTTCTCGGTATGAAATGGGGTGTCGCCAACGTGGACGAATGGGTGGCAACCGCCAAGGCCCGGGGGATCGACCCCCTCAGCGACGTGGCGGATGCCGAACGACCCACAAGTCTTCGGATCTGGGCGGCCTCAGCACGTGGCGCAATGCATCCCGATCTCTCCACACAACAGGAGGAAGACACCAAGGAGAGATTGCAGG
The sequence above is drawn from the Arachnia rubra genome and encodes:
- a CDS encoding aspartate kinase — protein: MGRIVQKYGGSSVADAESIKRVARRIARTRAEGHDVIIVISAMGDTTDELMDLALKVSPQPKSRELDMLLTTGERQSAALLAMALSDLGIDAVSYTGSQAGILTTPTHGNARIIDITPGRVVRSIEEGSVVIVAGFQGVAQSTKDVTTLGRGASDTTAVALASALGADHCEIYTDVDGVYTADPRITPSAQRIAEIGYEEMMELAASGAKILHLRCVEYARRENVKVHVRSSFSDKPGTWLKPQEEVKKGKSMEEAIITGVAHDRSEAKITIIGVPDQVGAAAAIFQAISDADINIDMIVQNVSRLSAVKTDISFTLPMSEGRKGIEALEAIKERTGFDEVLYDDQIGKVSIVGVGMRSHPGVTTTFFKALAAEDVNLQMISTSEIRISVVVGADEVDRAVRGAHKAFGLDADEQAVVYAGTGR
- a CDS encoding ATP-binding cassette domain-containing protein, coding for MLLDEPTNHLDISHQLDILTTLRQTGLGVVVALHDLNLATTFCDEVLVLHKGRAVCLGRPADVLTEDLIREVYGVEVRILHPDGDETPLFQFLRPVTQT
- a CDS encoding ATP-binding protein, which translates into the protein MQFQEPARKMRRLMGFGVGMAAALQGITPIQDMLTSGLPTLAFFGLGLIALAHLMAAFGAFLDLPLAWPVALVNTIGFWLTGAGMWSSEAPVMWHSNLWVWTILIYLLLRRRDGNGPWIFMASGALVPMITLLPRLDWRQQILDINFTLVGICIMTLAYSTMKAQLQDLEDSVADDARRRSVEHRARLLESTRRANIRRVHDTLLHLFQQVASGRGEITREEVLRLGEESRAGLGTSDLDLEASPLLTALEQAVTDVGCPVALRIEDEASLPSKVTRNIAEATREAVRNVAKHVPGGTAQVTARTSSNGCTVVISDWGPGFDPSDVPRSRMGIKEGIHGRMAEVGGHATIHSDIVGGTAVTLTWNPIPHAVRIGPSGRRWLSMIALPSLFGTGLLLTLKDPSPNPVLAWTLFLATAAVVLLTSHVLRRRGLHIHEAILANAWGIGLLVANYAWLSQTAGGRYELWTIGLANALMIMTIPGRQWQEAASLVLANVTASVAGAAGLFGRVPEGTSTGTWGATVITGIVTLVLAVGASSIGKSAHQAQEKRTEEQLAEQLHNERAAEQQAWIAALDRICGPLFTGLYTGTVDPADPAVRVEARHVESRLRDALRLWPGGIHLATALDRLRRSGWGCLLDVEQVEAFEATRFAALLNQLDPAVKGQHLTITRRKGVLVATVAEPGLSETRQAGLAGARILLTDPDFTQFSCEEDQP
- a CDS encoding type II toxin-antitoxin system Phd/YefM family antitoxin gives rise to the protein MSVFSITDANHVGISGLVSSAESGRVVTLSRHGKPVAEIVSREEMDLLRRDRETLRDVVLIMTRMVTDSGNRTELDDAMEAFGINRDELESEIKSGLHALP
- a CDS encoding type II toxin-antitoxin system RelE family toxin gives rise to the protein MTKNAKRVRLTDDAIDDLRRLHRKDPRIVRDVFAQMLLLERASDAGEPLVGALVGFRKLVVGDRSWRIVWRETTDVRNNPVLDISEIWAAGAREDGEIYSEMKRRVEKARKAGHPQAKPLAEVLEHMGRLYSDIPATPEPTQPAGLPDWLVRGLREELHLPMEEIANLSEPDAQRLMVEHWSRKPE
- a CDS encoding response regulator transcription factor is translated as MSIKVAVLDDHEFICRAISALGRDYPELAVVYTSTSPEEFQAWCLENHPDVAMVDLMLHGQLAGHETIRVLSQASISCLAFTADHRRVPISLAMRAGARGLALKDESPDKHFETLREIHETGWSPSSAMAAALIEDAAELPALSAHELRCLRLASEGVPIKAIGRQFNPVISLSTVKTYLARAYEKYAAVGRPVGNTTAAATQTWEDGWFDLNGTSESS